The genomic interval CTGTTCGGCGAGGGGGCGCTCTCCGGCGCCTTCATCCCGATCCACTCCGCACTGCGCGCCCGCGGCGAGGAACGGGCCGCGGCGCAGGCGGCACGGACGTTCTTTGCGCTGCTGACCCTCGTGGTCTCGACGATCGTCCTGATCGGCATCCTCGCGACGCCGTGGATCATCCCGGCGCTCGCGCCGGGGTTCACCGGCGCGAAGCGGGACCTCACCATCCGGCTGGTGCGGATACTGTTTCCCGGCGCCGGATTGCTGGTCGCGTCCGCGTGGTGCCTCGCCGTCCTCAACAGTCACCGGAAATTCCTGCTCTCGTACACGGCGCCGGTCGCGTGGAACGCGGCGATGATCGGCTGCCTGCTGCGGTTCGGCGGGCACACCGCGCTGGACACGCTCGCGGTCTATCTCGCCTGGGCGTCCGTGATCGGCAGCTTTCTGCAGTTCGCGGTGCAGGCGCCGCTCGCGTTCGCCCTGTCGCGCCACGACGGCAGCATGGCGCTGACCGATCCGGTACGGCAGGCGGTCCGGAACTTCTTTCCCGTGCTGATCAGCCGCGGCGCCGTGCAGCTGAACGGCTACATCGACGCGATGATCGCCAGCCTGCTGCCGACCGGCGCGGTGGCCGCGATCTCGAACGCGCAGCTGATCTACACGCTTCCCGTCAGCCTGTTCGGCGTCTCGATTTCCGCCGCCGAACTGCCGGCGATGTCGGGCGACGCCGCCACCGGCGACGGCTACGGCGCGCTGCGGTCCCGGCTCGAGAGCGCCCTTCGCCGCCTCGCCTTCTTCGTCGTCCCATCCGCCGTCGCCTTCGCCGCGCTGGGTGACGTCATCGCCGGCGCGCTCCTGCAGCGCGGGCGGTTCACCCCGGAGGACGCGCAGATCGTCTGGATGATCCTCGCCGGGTCGTCCGCCGGCCTGCTGGCATCGACGATGGGCAGGCTGTACGCGGTCGCGCACTATGCGATCGGCGACACGAAGCGTCCGCTGCGGATCGCATTGGTGCGGCTGGCGTGTTCCTCGGCGCTCGGCTACGCGATCGCCGTGGTGGTGCCGCCCCGTCTGGGGCTCGATCGGATGT from Vicinamibacterales bacterium carries:
- the murJ gene encoding murein biosynthesis integral membrane protein MurJ, which encodes MAATAVGAGILISRLAGLVRVSLFANYLGQQTIEADAFTAAFRIPNLLQNLFGEGALSGAFIPIHSALRARGEERAAAQAARTFFALLTLVVSTIVLIGILATPWIIPALAPGFTGAKRDLTIRLVRILFPGAGLLVASAWCLAVLNSHRKFLLSYTAPVAWNAAMIGCLLRFGGHTALDTLAVYLAWASVIGSFLQFAVQAPLAFALSRHDGSMALTDPVRQAVRNFFPVLISRGAVQLNGYIDAMIASLLPTGAVAAISNAQLIYTLPVSLFGVSISAAELPAMSGDAATGDGYGALRSRLESALRRLAFFVVPSAVAFAALGDVIAGALLQRGRFTPEDAQIVWMILAGSSAGLLASTMGRLYAVAHYAIGDTKRPLRIALVRLACSSALGYAIAVVVPPRLGLDRMWGAAGLALSSGLVGWLEFILLRRSLNERIGRTGVRAGYATRLWTAAVAGAAIGYSVKLLLPPLDPILRGALVLPAFGVVYLGMAFAMRVPMPGLGRGPGRV